From the genome of Anaerolineales bacterium:
AGGGCCCACAATCGAGTCGATAAGATCTCTGCGATTCCTGCCTGCCACCAGCGCTCGGGCGTCAGCTGGCTTGCGGGGTAGTTTACCAAATCGCTTGGTGAAAGCAGCCACAACGTACGCCCTGCTCCTACGGGAATGATGTGCCCTGTCTCGATGAAATTCCGAACGAACCACGGTCCCGTACAGAGAAAGAAACCAAATGCGAGCAACGCGATCGATCTGAGCCTTGTATCTCTGCTCCACCATATCGCTGCAACGGCAGGCAGGAGCAGCAGCACTCCGTCCACTCGAGTGAGATAGCCAAGCCCGGCAAGGATTCCCACCAGAAACCATGTGGACAATTTCGACTGCCGGCTTGCGTCTGCCGCCAGAAGCAGGACGGCACTTCCAATCCAGGCATAAATCGCGAAAGAATCCGTCGTCACGAAGAACGGCACGAAAAAGCCGGAGAAAATGGAGATCAATCCTGCGCTCAACATCAACCGCCGGTTTGCACCGAAACGTCTCGCCAGCGAAACGGCCAGAAGTGGCAGTAGAACGGTGGAAACGATCATAGGCAATTGCGCGGCCCGGAAATCATCGCCGAAAAGAGCCATCGCCCCCGCGGCTACGAGGCTCGTCAGGGGCATCCAGTAAGTATGGGAAGGGTGCGGCAAACCAGATGGGTCATCGAGATAATTCCAGATGAACGGTTCCGAGAATCCCTTGCCGGCCGCCAATTGCCTGGCCGTTACGAAATAATAATCGGCGTCCATGTATCCCGGTGAGGCTACAAACAACGACACGACAAAATAAACCAACACCGCCAGCGCGAGAAGTAAGATTATGTCCCGTCTGCGCATTTCAATCCTGACCCGTCGCTCCCCGTTTGAAATCCAACCGAATCGGATGGACCAACCAGGCAATCGCTCCAACCAGTCCGCCTGCAACGTAGAAGGTAACGAACACGAGAAAGGAAAAGCTCAGTGCTTTTTCGGCGGCCACACCCACTGTACTCATATAAGCCACGATCGTCGCCTCGCGCGTTCCCAATCCGGATATGGAGAATGGCAAGAGTGTGATCAGACTTCCCAATGCAACGCTGAACATGATGACACCATAGTTAACATCGAGCGCCAATGACTTCGATAGAAGAAAACATTGGGTGAAATAGACCCCATACGCGGCAATGGTAAGTCCGGTGCAAACCGCCACGGCCCTCGTTCCCATTTTTAGTAATCCATGACGGACGCCCACCAACCAACCCTCCGGATCGAAGAGTCTCCTGCCGTATTGGCCCAAGCGGCCGGCGGCATTCTGCATCCAGATGAAAGTGCGGTCGTTAAGAAAGAGGATCAGAGGCAGCAGCGTGAGCAGAAAGAACAGGATCATCCACAACCGGTACTGCGGCGTCCCAATCGAAAAGATCGCCGCAACTCCGACGAGCAGCAGGGTATAAAGATCGAAAAGACGATCGGCAAGCACGCTGGAAATCGCCATACCGGATCGGGAATTTACTTCGTCGTGGACATAAAACGCTCTCCCGAATTCTCCCAGACGGCCCGGAGTCAAGAAGCCGATGAAAATACTGGCAAAGTAAGCCAGGTATGCCTCCTTCCAGGGTAAGGAGAGGTTCAACGCGCTCAGGATCACCTGCCAACGTATGGTTTTAATTCCAATGAGAAGAATCAATAAGCATATGGCAAACAGGATCGTTCCCAGATGTGCCTGCTTGAGTGTGTCCAGCAGATAACGCAAATCGAGCTGCTTGAGTAAAAAGACCAACAGGACGATGCCGATCATACGAGGCAGCAGCGATCGGAGTACCCCGCCGATATTCCGCCTGCGCACGTTCGAGCGCCCTTTACCACTCGCTTCCGGCGACATCTCAATACATCCATTCATGAGGATTGAGAAACTACAAGGCCCGACGGCGTCGAATGCCAACTTCGACAGTAAATCACTTTTCGCCTTTTCGGGCGATAATCACGCGGCGAAGACCGAGGAGCGGCATCAGCCACTCCCTCGTCCGATTTTCGATCCACTCTCCGATCCGTATCAGCCATCTCGGACCGCCCGGAATGAGAACGGTCGTTTCGACGTTCTCGATTTCGAAGCCGGCATCGACGATCATCGACTGCAATCTGGCGAGTCGAATGAATCGATGCGGACCTTCAGAATGGTGCAGCTTGAAGATCGCAGCGAGCGCATGAACCGGCTCCCACAACACGTTCGGCGTCGTAAGGATGAGCGAGCCTCCCGGTCTGGTAAGGCGGCCGATTTCCCGGATCAAACGGGCCGGATCGGGAAAATGCTCAACGGTTTCGAAACACAGAACGGCATCGAATGTCTCGTCCTCGAATGGAAAAGCGTAATCGAGGATTTTCTGCCAGACAAAATCCTGCAACCCACTCTGACGCAGCCGTTCCACACAGATTTGACCCATGCGGTCAGATACATCGGCACAGACGGCCGAACCCACCTTTTCGTTTTCGAAGAAATACGCTGTTCCGTTTCCGGTGCGCGCGCAGAAATCCAGGACCTGGGATCCAGCCGCGAGGTCACTCAATCTCAAACCATCTATGAAACGGCGAAAGTAGGAATAAGTCCCTTCATTGATCTCGTCGTAGTCTTCCGTTGCATCCCAATGGCGTCCTACGTCCTCGAAGGTCCAATCCTTACGCCGCCAATGTTCGATCTCTTCCTTGATTCGTCCGATGAAAGAATTTTCCGCTGCAATTTGTTCCATGAGCACCACACGTTTCCCAGATGATTTCAGATCGTCCGGTGATATCAGCGATCTGATTGCGTCGATGGATCGATTCGGAACGTCATCGTCCGCAAACCACTTCTCTTCGTCGGTTTGGATATGCGTTTCCAGGCCTTCCTCAGTACGTCGAACAACGGTCCGATCAGCTTTAGCGGTATACGTTCGACCAGATACCTCGCCAACCGGGAGTGGCCGGCGAGAAGGATTCCCGAAATGAAGATTTCAACTAATTTGCGTACGATGGATATGTGTTCGGGAGCGTATCCGTATTGGGGAACGGCGCGGCCGAAGCGTCGACGCCAGGCCATGCGGATGAACGTTCCGCGTTTCTTGAAATCGAGCATATGACCGTGCATCGCCAATGCAGCGTCTAACGATAATTCATCGAGCGCCAGCAGACCCCTGTCCTTCATCTCTTTCAGCAATCGAGAGCCCAGCTCTGTACGGGCCAGGACGACAGAGAAGCCGCCGCCTCGTTCTTCGAGTTGGGGATTCCAGGCATCGCCAACGGAAATGTCTGTCAACTCGTTCGTAAAATCGACGCTCAGCAGCGTGCTCTTCGTGAGATAGAAGGGGATCAAGTAGTTGTAGTAGAATTTGTTCTCCCGCAGGATTTCGCCGCTCTTCAATTTAATTTGCAGGCAGCCCGGCCATTCCCCCTCCCGGTAACGGAGCTCCGCAATGTCTTCCAGCTTTTTTGCGCACTTCGATCGTAAATAGCTGCGAATCGAATCCAGATACATGATCGTTCCCACGTACGGACCAATGACATATTCGATCTTCTTTGCGCCTGCGTGTCCCAGACGCTGTAATTGCCGGATCGCCGCCACCTGATCCGGCAAGCCAACGTACGCCAGGCGTCCGTCGAAGGATTCGACTTCAGCGAGGATAGTGTTCACCGGAACCGGTACGTACACGCTCTGCGCAGCCGCTTCGATCTCCTCCGCTGTCCGGGCAATCATCGGAGTGGAGAGCCAGGCTTCGGGGGAACCATGCTGCAGCACGATGCCGCCGTCGATCAGATCGTTCTCAAGCAGATAGAGCAGCGTTTGGGTGATCACGCCTCCTGAAGATCCGCAGCGCCGGATTCTAGGAATTAAGGAATACCCGAGGAATATCTGGCGATATGCGCCGATCAACCAATTATGAGGCAGGCCATCGAAAAACCAGCGGAAGAGCTGCGGATAATTGATACCCAATCCGGGACACGCCTGGTAAGCGAGCTCGGTCAACGTCGAGCTGTCGTCTCGCTGCGATACCGGAAGCGGCCCACTGCCTCCGCGTACCATGTCGATGTTTCCACCGGACAATCCCGCGCACGTTCCGCAATGGGTGCACAAGCCGCGCTCGACGACCTCATCTCGCAAGCGTCGATACACGTCGCTCGATTCGCTCCTAGTAGACTCGGTCACTGTCTCGCCTTCTCGACAATCGATCCATGAACGACGTGAGCCGAAAATGCCCTACTAAACTCATAGACCCGCGATGAATAACAGACATAGATTTTCGTCAATCTTCGGGTCTGTGGAAGGAAGGCAAACGGCGGTCCATCAACTCTGCAAGCAGTCCGAGTACACCGACTTGGACACCGGTCATGAAAATGACAACTGCGGATGCATCCGCAAGCCGGCCGAGGACGATCGTCGAAAATACGGCCCAGGNNNNNNNNNNNNNNNNNNNNNNNNNNNNNNNNNGACTTTCCCACGCGTTGGAAGTATGAAATTGGGATGTACTCAACGATGTATCCGTTGGTCAACATGGCCAACGTGATCGTCGTGGTAAACGAAAAACCGCCGGGCAGCATGTTGAAAAATGGAAGAGAGGCATCCTTCCGAAAAACACGAAGACCCGAGTTCAGATCCGGGATCGGAATGCCCGCCACGAGTTCCGCCAATTTCCGAATGAACCACTTTGCCGGCCGGCGCAGAAGTGGAATGGACACGTTTTCTCCCACCCTCGCGCCTACTACCATGTCACAATCGCTGTGGGTCAACCGCTCTACGATTTCAGGAATTTGATCGACGGGATACGTTCCGTCCGCATCCGTAATCAAGAGGTTCTCGAATTTAGCGTGCCGGATCCCGGTCTTCAGCGCCGAGCCATAGCCCCGGTTGCGAGAATGACGAAGCACTTTCGTATTCGAAATTCCTTCCGCGACGGCGAACGTATCATCATCAGAGCCGTCATCGACCACGATCACTTCGTAATCCCAGCGCCGCTTCTGAAGAACTTGATGTATGCGTTCCAGAACGGGCCCGATGCCTCCTTGTTCGTTGAAAGCAGGAACGATGACGGATACGGCGGATGAGATCGCATCGTCCTTCTCACGGGTGGAGGAATTCGTAGGATTTCCCATTTCAGACATACGTCACCTTTTCGTAAAATGGGCGCATAGACACCGCTCATTCCCAAGTGGTTGGTGATATTTCGTACAGCGTGTACGCATCATGATATTCATGAACCAGCCGAAGCTGCTCTTCTCGAAATCGTTCCAGTTCTTCCCAGTCTTCCGGTTCCAGCAGATTATTTGTTTCCCTCACCAATCCAACGCCGAAGTCGTAGATAAGCACGTGTGAATACCCTTGCGATCGTAAGAAGGAGGCGATCTCGTTTGCATCTCCAATGGTGCGCATCAAATACCACCAACGATCCAAAATCACATCCGGCGAACAGGGAATCATGCAGTAATAAGAGCGAGGTTCCCAGAACATCGCCACGCTCGATCCCCGAGAAAGTGAATTAATGTCATGCATTACGGGTCCAAACCAACCAAGCTGTTCCGTCAGGTAATCTTCTTTTGTTTGAAACCCGGACAACACTCGAATGGGGCTGGCTTTTGCAAAAAATAAGACTTCGGTAACTGCGACCAGGAGTAAAACAAAGATGACAAGACGCTCCATCAGCCATCCGATTTCGATCGATCGAAAACGGAGCCGCCGAATAGCGTCAAACCCGAAACATGCCAATACAGCAAGTGCAGGAAAAATCACGTAATAATGGCGCGTTCTCGTGAGCGCTGAGGCAAATTGTGAACCCGATGCCCAGACGAACCAGGCACATAAAGCCACAACTACCAATCTCACGATGCACTTCTTGTTTTCCTGGCTGAAAGATCGCCAGCCCAAAATCACTCCCGGAATGAGTGCCAGGAACAATGGAGAAATGCTCGTGTTGAATTTGGGACCTCCCTCGATACCCATAATCGCACCTTCGAATGGAAGCAGAAATGGGTCGAAAACCGTTCGAGCATACGTCTCGCCTTGATAGAACGACAATCGTAAATCATCCATGTCTTTTCCATCAAAGAAAAACGGATAGACCGGATTCCCCGTCAATGCATAGTTTTTTGTCAGCCACGGCGCGACAACGATCAGGGAAGCAGAGACGAACAGCAATACGGGGATCACGAGAGATCGCCACGATCTCGACCATGCCGGAATCTCTGTCGATCGATTCCTCGCCTTTGTCCTGTCGGAATCTGGTTCCAGAACAGTATGCGTTGGTAGCGATTGGTTCCACACGACGAATAGATAGACCACTCCGATGGGAAGGATCATCCCTGCCGTGTATTTCGTACTGAATGCCAGCCCTGCGAAAATCCCCGCCAGAGCAGCCCAGCCCCATCTCCTCGTCTGATAATAATGTTCCAGAACGACGATCGTTGCCAAC
Proteins encoded in this window:
- a CDS encoding glycosyltransferase family 39 protein; translated protein: MRRRDIILLLALAVLVYFVVSLFVASPGYMDADYYFVTARQLAAGKGFSEPFIWNYLDDPSGLPHPSHTYWMPLTSLVAAGAMALFGDDFRAAQLPMIVSTVLLPLLAVSLARRFGANRRLMLSAGLISIFSGFFVPFFVTTDSFAIYAWIGSAVLLLAADASRQSKLSTWFLVGILAGLGYLTRVDGVLLLLPAVAAIWWSRDTRLRSIALLAFGFFLCTGPWFVRNFIETGHIIPVGAGRTLWLLSPSDLVNYPASQLTPERWWQAGIAEILSTRLWALGVILQRFVAEIGLVFMWPFMVVGVYQLRKRREIRLAMIYLVLLVGLMTLIYPFAGAYGGFFHSGVVLL
- a CDS encoding lysylphosphatidylglycerol synthase transmembrane domain-containing protein, producing the protein MSPEASGKGRSNVRRRNIGGVLRSLLPRMIGIVLLVFLLKQLDLRYLLDTLKQAHLGTILFAICLLILLIGIKTIRWQVILSALNLSLPWKEAYLAYFASIFIGFLTPGRLGEFGRAFYVHDEVNSRSGMAISSVLADRLFDLYTLLLVGVAAIFSIGTPQYRLWMILFFLLTLLPLILFLNDRTFIWMQNAAGRLGQYGRRLFDPEGWLVGVRHGLLKMGTRAVAVCTGLTIAAYGVYFTQCFLLSKSLALDVNYGVIMFSVALGSLITLLPFSISGLGTREATIVAYMSTVGVAAEKALSFSFLVFVTFYVAGGLVGAIAWLVHPIRLDFKRGATGQD
- a CDS encoding methyltransferase domain-containing protein, coding for MEQIAAENSFIGRIKEEIEHWRRKDWTFEDVGRHWDATEDYDEINEGTYSYFRRFIDGLRLSDLAAGSQVLDFCARTGNGTAYFFENEKVGSAVCADVSDRMGQICVERLRQSGLQDFVWQKILDYAFPFEDETFDAVLCFETVEHFPDPARLIREIGRLTRPGGSLILTTPNVLWEPVHALAAIFKLHHSEGPHRFIRLARLQSMIVDAGFEIENVETTVLIPGGPRWLIRIGEWIENRTREWLMPLLGLRRVIIARKGEK
- a CDS encoding Coenzyme F420 hydrogenase/dehydrogenase, beta subunit C-terminal domain, which encodes MTESTRSESSDVYRRLRDEVVERGLCTHCGTCAGLSGGNIDMVRGGSGPLPVSQRDDSSTLTELAYQACPGLGINYPQLFRWFFDGLPHNWLIGAYRQIFLGYSLIPRIRRCGSSGGVITQTLLYLLENDLIDGGIVLQHGSPEAWLSTPMIARTAEEIEAAAQSVYVPVPVNTILAEVESFDGRLAYVGLPDQVAAIRQLQRLGHAGAKKIEYVIGPYVGTIMYLDSIRSYLRSKCAKKLEDIAELRYREGEWPGCLQIKLKSGEILRENKFYYNYLIPFYLTKSTLLSVDFTNELTDISVGDAWNPQLEERGGGFSVVLARTELGSRLLKEMKDRGLLALDELSLDAALAMHGHMLDFKKRGTFIRMAWRRRFGRAVPQYGYAPEHISIVRKLVEIFISGILLAGHSRLARYLVERIPLKLIGPLFDVLRKAWKRISKPTKRSGLRTMTFRIDPSTQSDR
- a CDS encoding glycosyltransferase family 2 protein; its protein translation is MSEMGNPTNSSTREKDDAISSAVSVIVPAFNEQGGIGPVLERIHQVLQKRRWDYEVIVVDDGSDDDTFAVAEGISNTKVLRHSRNRGYGSALKTGIRHAKFENLLITDADGTYPVDQIPEIVERLTHSDCDMVVGARVGENVSIPLLRRPAKWFIRKLAELVAGIPIPDLNSGLRVFRKDASLPFFNMLPGGFSFTTTITLAMLTNGYIVEYIPISYFQRVGKS